The following are encoded together in the Streptomyces sp. NBC_00341 genome:
- a CDS encoding alpha/beta hydrolase: MTSFDSSPTLTAWRTLLAIAVVFVMLATTGWTAVRHQRSDEPRTVALASWAKGSIGGRALPPADAQPHRLAHFFATLTAAQRVRLADKYPLVVGNLNGAPITLRYRANRLALVQAGTVEEQRAHDSRLSPEGRAEAVRRLDRFRSMLGRDRHFLAFDPSGRGHAAEVFGDLDRAERVSVVVPGVDTNLLTLERTGTKTNAAPVGMAKSLYAAEQTAGPGVRTAVIAWADYTAPAGIGMDAALGNLAQRGAVRLDALVGALPGQAPVSLFCHSYGSVLCGVAASGLPARVTDIAVAGSPGMRADNAGALHTRANVWAMRDHDDWIADVPNLEVAGLGHGADPVDPAFGARIAAAGDAIGHSGYFEPGTESLGNFAAIGVGTYGSVTCAQADTACHERISGNETV; encoded by the coding sequence GTGACTTCCTTCGATTCCTCCCCGACGCTCACCGCATGGCGCACTCTGCTCGCCATCGCGGTTGTGTTCGTGATGCTGGCGACCACGGGCTGGACCGCCGTGCGTCATCAACGCTCCGACGAGCCACGCACTGTCGCACTCGCCTCCTGGGCCAAGGGATCGATAGGGGGCCGCGCGCTTCCCCCCGCCGACGCCCAGCCGCACAGACTGGCACACTTCTTCGCCACGCTCACGGCCGCGCAGCGCGTCCGGCTGGCGGACAAGTACCCGCTGGTGGTGGGGAATCTGAACGGCGCGCCGATCACCCTGCGCTACCGGGCCAACCGGCTCGCGCTCGTCCAGGCGGGCACGGTCGAAGAGCAGCGCGCACACGACAGCCGGCTCTCCCCCGAGGGCCGCGCCGAGGCGGTCCGCCGGCTGGACCGCTTCCGCTCGATGCTCGGCCGGGACCGGCACTTCCTGGCGTTCGACCCGTCGGGCCGGGGCCACGCCGCCGAGGTCTTCGGTGATCTCGACCGGGCCGAACGGGTCTCGGTGGTCGTACCGGGCGTCGACACCAACCTGCTGACGCTGGAGCGGACCGGGACCAAGACCAACGCCGCGCCCGTCGGCATGGCCAAGTCCCTGTACGCCGCGGAGCAGACCGCGGGCCCCGGCGTACGCACCGCCGTGATCGCCTGGGCCGACTACACCGCGCCCGCGGGCATCGGCATGGACGCCGCCCTCGGGAACCTCGCCCAGCGCGGGGCCGTCCGGCTCGACGCGCTCGTCGGCGCACTCCCGGGCCAGGCACCCGTCTCGCTGTTCTGCCACAGCTACGGCTCGGTCCTGTGCGGCGTGGCGGCGAGCGGACTGCCCGCCCGGGTCACCGACATCGCGGTCGCGGGCAGTCCGGGCATGCGCGCCGACAACGCCGGCGCGCTGCACACCCGGGCCAACGTGTGGGCGATGCGGGACCACGACGACTGGATCGCGGATGTACCGAACCTCGAGGTCGCCGGTCTCGGCCACGGGGCGGATCCGGTCGATCCGGCCTTCGGCGCCCGGATCGCGGCGGCGGGCGACGCGATCGGCCACAGCGGCTATTTCGAGCCGGGAACCGAGAGCCTCGGCAACTTCGCCGCGATCGGTGTCGGCACCTACGGTTCGGTGACCTGTGCGCAGGCCGACACCGCTTGCCACGAACGAATTTCCGGCAACGAGACGGTCTGA